In Modestobacter versicolor, a single genomic region encodes these proteins:
- a CDS encoding SDR family oxidoreductase gives MNEKRTALVTGANKGIGYEIAAGLGALGWRVGVGARDDDRRDAAVTRLRESGVDAFGVPLDVTDDASVAAAAELIADREGRLDALVNNAGITGGGPQQPTTVDLDLIRRVVETNVIGVVRVTNAMLPLLRRAASPRIVNMSSSVGSLARQSGPGGETTTGPIAVAYSPSKTFLNAVTVQYARELAGTNVLINAACPGFVATDLNGFRGVRTPQQGAATAIRLATLPDGGPTGGFFEDDGVVPW, from the coding sequence ATGAACGAGAAGAGGACCGCCCTGGTCACCGGGGCGAACAAGGGCATCGGCTACGAGATCGCGGCAGGGCTGGGTGCGCTGGGCTGGCGCGTCGGCGTGGGGGCCCGGGACGACGACCGGCGGGACGCGGCGGTGACCCGGCTGCGCGAGAGCGGCGTCGACGCGTTCGGCGTGCCGCTCGACGTCACCGACGACGCCAGCGTCGCCGCGGCCGCCGAGCTCATCGCCGACCGCGAGGGCCGGCTGGACGCGCTGGTCAACAACGCCGGCATCACCGGTGGCGGGCCGCAGCAGCCGACCACCGTGGACCTGGACCTCATCCGCCGGGTGGTGGAGACCAACGTCATCGGGGTCGTCCGGGTCACCAACGCGATGCTCCCGCTGCTCCGCCGCGCGGCGTCCCCGCGGATCGTGAACATGTCCAGCAGCGTCGGCTCCCTCGCCCGGCAGTCCGGGCCGGGCGGCGAGACCACCACCGGCCCGATCGCGGTGGCGTACTCGCCGTCGAAGACGTTCCTCAACGCGGTGACCGTCCAGTACGCCCGGGAGCTGGCCGGCACGAACGTGCTCATCAACGCCGCGTGCCCGGGCTTCGTCGCCACCGACCTCAACGGCTTCCGCGGTGTGCGCACCCCGCAGCAGGGCGCCGCAACCGCCATCCGCCTGGCGACCCTGCCCGACGGCGGCCCGACCGGTGGGTTCTTCGAGGACGACGGCGTCGTCCCCTGGTGA
- a CDS encoding PASTA domain-containing protein yields MSQPPFGPPPGAPGYGPPPQGQPYAAPTQPTQSFGQASQGPQTQAFAAPVGVPPVGQPWPAQPQQAFAGAPKPKRRWPWVAAAIVVAFGVGAAASGNDKASEAEAGAAAPAATTTVTITETAPAPAPAPAPASETAPAPLQGAPTTAADVAAVVDFAMPDLVGLDLQTAQDTVQGNGVFFSVSHDLLGTRNQVVDSNWIVCSQNVAPGQQVTGDVEGQIDFGVVKRGEGYP; encoded by the coding sequence ATGAGCCAGCCACCATTCGGGCCGCCGCCTGGGGCGCCCGGTTACGGCCCGCCGCCGCAGGGGCAGCCTTATGCCGCGCCCACTCAGCCGACGCAGAGCTTCGGGCAGGCATCGCAGGGACCGCAGACCCAGGCGTTCGCGGCTCCGGTGGGTGTGCCGCCGGTCGGTCAGCCCTGGCCCGCGCAGCCGCAGCAGGCGTTCGCGGGCGCGCCGAAGCCCAAGCGCCGGTGGCCGTGGGTGGCCGCAGCCATCGTCGTCGCCTTCGGGGTGGGCGCGGCCGCGAGCGGCAACGACAAGGCATCGGAGGCCGAGGCGGGTGCGGCCGCTCCGGCCGCCACGACCACGGTCACCATCACCGAGACGGCGCCTGCCCCCGCGCCTGCCCCTGCCCCTGCAAGCGAGACCGCTCCGGCCCCGCTGCAGGGCGCGCCGACGACCGCGGCGGACGTCGCGGCAGTCGTGGACTTCGCCATGCCGGACCTCGTGGGTCTCGACCTGCAGACCGCCCAGGACACGGTCCAGGGAAACGGCGTCTTCTTCAGCGTCTCGCACGACCTGCTGGGCACCCGTAACCAGGTCGTGGACTCGAACTGGATCGTCTGCTCGCAGAACGTCGCGCCCGGGCAGCAGGTGACCGGTGACGTGGAGGGCCAGATCGACTTCGGCGTCGTCAAGCGTGGCGAGGGATATCCCTGA
- a CDS encoding alpha/beta hydrolase translates to MRFRLADLIDPRLQPLVDETRAFYAQRTPGRGPSSWADLQQVRAATPAPAASDPPAVEEVVTIDGRSVPVRIHVPTGSRARGVLLEVHGGGFYLGSAAASDVRNRQLADALGIAVVSVDHRLAPEHPWPAAPDDCETAARWLAAHAEQRFGTTTVAVSGFSAGATLAMTTLLRLRDRGAVPFAAAVLQFGTYDFSGRTPAGRLIADEYFLDAYAGVAPDRTHPDLSPIYVDLTGLPPVLVVVGADDVLLQDDLAMATRLSAAGVDVDLRVYPAAPHGFTGHPTPMAQAANQDIETWLDAHLDAAR, encoded by the coding sequence GTGCGCTTCCGGCTGGCCGACCTGATCGACCCACGGCTGCAGCCGCTCGTCGATGAGACGCGCGCCTTCTACGCGCAACGGACCCCGGGTCGCGGCCCCAGCAGCTGGGCGGACCTGCAGCAGGTCCGCGCAGCGACGCCAGCGCCCGCAGCGTCCGACCCGCCGGCGGTCGAGGAGGTCGTCACCATCGACGGCCGGAGCGTGCCCGTCCGCATCCACGTCCCGACCGGCAGCAGAGCAAGGGGCGTGCTGCTCGAGGTCCACGGTGGCGGCTTCTACCTGGGGTCGGCCGCGGCCAGCGACGTCCGCAACCGGCAGCTCGCGGACGCCCTGGGCATCGCGGTCGTGAGCGTCGACCACCGGCTCGCCCCGGAGCACCCGTGGCCGGCGGCACCCGACGACTGCGAGACGGCAGCCCGCTGGCTCGCCGCGCACGCCGAGCAGCGCTTCGGCACGACGACCGTCGCCGTCAGCGGCTTCTCCGCCGGCGCCACCCTGGCCATGACCACGCTGCTGCGGCTGCGCGACCGGGGCGCCGTCCCGTTCGCCGCCGCGGTGCTGCAGTTCGGCACCTACGACTTCAGCGGCCGCACGCCGGCCGGCCGGCTCATCGCCGACGAGTACTTCCTCGACGCCTACGCCGGGGTGGCGCCGGACCGCACGCACCCGGACCTCTCGCCGATCTACGTGGACCTGACCGGGCTGCCGCCGGTGCTCGTCGTCGTCGGCGCGGACGACGTGCTGCTGCAGGACGACCTGGCCATGGCGACGCGGCTGTCCGCCGCCGGGGTCGACGTCGACCTGCGGGTCTACCCGGCCGCGCCGCACGGCTTCACCGGCCACCCCACCCCGATGGCGCAGGCCGCGAACCAGGACATCGAGACCTGGCTGGACGCCCACCTCGACGCGGCGCGCTGA
- a CDS encoding MGH1-like glycoside hydrolase domain-containing protein yields the protein MSSAVPGASAPGVTPPPGPQDTTAPRSAEHARLAESGDMGAPWRTWGPYLAGRQWGTVREDYSEDGDAWASFPFDHAVARTYRWGEDGLGGICDRYGFLNFSVAMWNGQDPVLKERLFGLTNGEGNHGEDAKEHWWAVDGTPTHSWMQWLYRYPQAEYPYAQLRAENATRSRLEREYELSDTGVLAEDRFFDVQMTYAKASPDDVCITVTATNHGPDAAPLHLLPQVWFRNTWSWGLDDRKPTLTSAPDEDVATVVAEHGYLGRWVLAADGAPEVLACDNETNAVALFGAASNSSEYPKDGINRRVVHEDKSAVNPAVTGTKAAFWYVWDAVQPGETVTVKLRLRQAEPDAAMFGTAFDEVLATRKTEADDFYAGVIHPGLSDDDRHVARRAYAGLLWTKQLYRFDVARWLDGDPDVPAPEARKARGRRNTGWRHLALADVISMPDEWEYPWFAAWDTAFHTIPLAHVDPDFAKEQLVLMCREWAMHPNGQLPAYEWAFGDVNPPVHAWAAWHVYRIDGYRDQQFLIRVFTKLLMNFSWWVNRKDADGSNVFEGGFLGMDNIALFDRSAPLPPGYRLEQSDATSWMAFYCQQMLKIALELSRFDVAWDGTVTKFFEHFLSIAEAMNAFGSHGVSLWDDDDGFFYDVLVAPDGAPEPLRVRSMVGLLPILGATEIPSWVSERLPDVADRVRWLQKRRPELMGPLSGRRAPEGRKLLLSLVDRKRLERILTRMFDETEFLSPFGIRSLSKSTGQVFAHVGGRDVSIEYEPGESRTGLFGGNSNWRGPVWFPVNVLLADKLRTLGRHYGDSFTIELPTGSGNRCTLVDAADLIDNSLTALFRPVDGKRPADGDRIESSDSPLWREHPTFSEFFDGDTGEGLGATHQTGWTALVAHLLNPRLPPDPRWA from the coding sequence GTGTCTTCCGCAGTGCCCGGCGCCTCCGCTCCCGGCGTCACCCCACCGCCCGGTCCTCAGGACACCACCGCTCCCCGTAGTGCCGAGCACGCCCGGCTGGCCGAGTCCGGTGACATGGGCGCCCCCTGGCGCACCTGGGGGCCGTACCTCGCCGGCCGCCAGTGGGGGACCGTCCGCGAGGACTACTCCGAGGACGGCGACGCCTGGGCGTCCTTCCCGTTCGACCACGCCGTCGCCCGCACCTACCGCTGGGGCGAGGACGGCCTGGGCGGCATCTGCGACCGCTACGGCTTCCTCAACTTCTCCGTCGCGATGTGGAACGGCCAGGACCCGGTCCTCAAGGAGCGGCTCTTCGGCCTGACCAACGGCGAGGGCAACCACGGCGAGGACGCCAAGGAGCACTGGTGGGCCGTCGACGGCACGCCCACGCACTCCTGGATGCAATGGCTCTACCGCTACCCGCAGGCCGAGTACCCCTACGCGCAGCTCCGCGCGGAGAACGCCACGCGCAGCCGGCTGGAGCGCGAGTACGAGCTCAGCGACACCGGCGTCCTGGCCGAGGATCGGTTCTTCGACGTCCAGATGACCTATGCGAAGGCCTCGCCGGACGACGTCTGCATCACCGTCACCGCCACCAACCACGGCCCGGACGCCGCCCCGCTGCACCTGCTGCCGCAGGTCTGGTTCCGCAACACCTGGTCCTGGGGCCTCGACGACCGCAAGCCCACGCTCACCTCCGCCCCCGACGAGGACGTCGCCACCGTCGTCGCTGAGCACGGCTACCTCGGCCGCTGGGTGCTCGCCGCCGACGGTGCGCCCGAGGTGCTGGCCTGCGACAACGAGACCAACGCGGTCGCCCTGTTCGGCGCGGCGAGCAACAGCAGCGAGTACCCGAAGGACGGCATCAACCGCCGCGTCGTGCACGAGGACAAGTCCGCGGTGAACCCGGCCGTCACCGGCACGAAGGCCGCGTTCTGGTACGTCTGGGACGCCGTCCAGCCGGGCGAGACCGTGACCGTGAAGCTGCGGCTGCGCCAGGCCGAGCCGGACGCCGCGATGTTCGGGACGGCGTTCGACGAGGTGCTCGCGACCCGGAAGACCGAGGCCGACGACTTCTACGCCGGCGTCATCCACCCGGGGCTCTCGGACGACGACCGGCACGTGGCCCGCCGCGCCTACGCCGGCCTGCTGTGGACCAAGCAGCTGTACCGCTTCGACGTCGCCCGCTGGCTGGACGGCGACCCCGACGTCCCGGCGCCGGAGGCACGCAAGGCCCGCGGCCGGCGCAACACCGGCTGGCGGCACCTCGCGCTCGCCGACGTCATCTCGATGCCCGACGAGTGGGAGTACCCGTGGTTCGCCGCGTGGGACACCGCCTTCCACACCATCCCGCTGGCGCACGTCGACCCCGACTTCGCCAAGGAACAGCTCGTGCTGATGTGCCGCGAGTGGGCGATGCACCCCAACGGCCAGCTGCCGGCGTACGAGTGGGCGTTCGGTGACGTCAACCCGCCGGTGCACGCCTGGGCCGCGTGGCACGTGTACCGGATCGACGGCTACCGCGACCAGCAGTTCCTCATCCGGGTGTTCACCAAGCTGCTGATGAACTTCAGCTGGTGGGTCAACCGCAAGGACGCCGACGGCTCGAACGTCTTCGAGGGCGGCTTCCTCGGGATGGACAACATCGCGCTGTTCGACCGGTCCGCGCCCCTGCCCCCCGGCTACCGGCTCGAGCAGTCGGACGCGACCAGTTGGATGGCGTTTTACTGCCAGCAGATGCTGAAGATCGCGCTGGAGCTGTCCCGGTTCGACGTCGCGTGGGACGGCACGGTCACCAAGTTCTTCGAGCACTTCCTGTCCATCGCCGAGGCGATGAACGCGTTCGGTTCGCACGGCGTCTCGCTGTGGGACGACGACGACGGCTTCTTCTACGACGTCCTCGTCGCCCCCGACGGCGCACCGGAGCCGCTGCGGGTGCGGTCGATGGTCGGGCTGCTGCCGATCCTGGGGGCCACGGAGATCCCGTCGTGGGTGAGCGAGCGGCTGCCGGACGTCGCCGACCGGGTGCGCTGGCTGCAGAAGCGCCGGCCGGAGCTGATGGGCCCGCTGAGCGGTCGGCGCGCGCCGGAGGGCCGAAAGCTGCTGCTGTCGCTGGTGGACCGCAAGCGGCTGGAGCGGATCCTCACCCGGATGTTCGACGAGACCGAGTTCCTGTCGCCGTTCGGCATCCGGTCGCTGTCGAAGTCGACCGGGCAGGTGTTCGCGCACGTCGGCGGGCGGGACGTGTCGATCGAGTACGAGCCGGGGGAGTCGCGCACCGGGCTGTTCGGCGGCAACTCCAACTGGCGCGGGCCGGTGTGGTTCCCGGTGAACGTGCTGCTGGCGGACAAGCTGCGCACGCTGGGCCGGCACTACGGCGACTCGTTCACCATCGAGCTGCCGACCGGGTCGGGCAACCGCTGCACGCTGGTCGATGCCGCGGACCTGATCGACAACTCGCTGACCGCGCTGTTCCGGCCGGTCGACGGCAAGCGGCCGGCGGACGGCGACCGGATCGAGTCCAGCGACTCACCGCTGTGGCGCGAGCACCCGACGTTCAGCGAGTTCTTCGACGGCGACACCGGCGAGGGCCTGGGCGCCACGCACCAGACCGGCTGGACGGCGTTGGTGGCTCACCTGCTCAACCCCCGCCTCCCACCCGACCCCCGCTGGGCCTGA
- a CDS encoding putative bifunctional diguanylate cyclase/phosphodiesterase has product MATPRMMARVLATFYVAAGIAGLFAACAPGAESDGRWVILSLAAGALSAGAVTFRWGARWPRHAYHWPVASGAVLVALVVVSSPGPATAMAAAALLAFAAVDACFFFSLPLAWLHMAFGISAVTAALMVQGEVPLSIALALDSIVVALGTVVRGLVIRASSASRDPLTGLANRRGFDDSLHELRSASSRTTKVLSAALIDLDHFKRINDTAGHEEGDRVLCRIADVWGRELPPGAVLARHGGDEFALLLPGVTGPDAVALVRRIAAQHPDIGVSVGVAECRPGETAAELMRRADHALYDAKRAGRGRCELDGGTDLELIRDLAAALAAGDVQVHYQPIVALPDGDVVGVEALARWTHPERGPVPPGEFVAAAEQSGLIHALGDHVLRTACADLAGVRTAAGLQVTLGVNVSGRELSDPGCADRVQAALAATGFPAGHLVVEVTESLVEGESATALATLHALRAACLTVSIDDFGTGYSSLSRLDTLPADVLKLDRAFVATLDASPRRAQMLRSLVSMCRALGLDVVAEGVETPEQEAAVRAVGCTFAQGWLYGRAVPLAEFVAGPGMSGGRRVPRDVTSSVA; this is encoded by the coding sequence GTGGCGACACCCCGGATGATGGCGCGCGTCCTGGCCACCTTCTACGTCGCGGCCGGGATCGCGGGCCTGTTCGCCGCGTGCGCCCCCGGGGCGGAGAGCGACGGCCGCTGGGTCATCCTCAGCCTGGCCGCAGGCGCCCTGAGCGCCGGGGCGGTGACGTTCCGCTGGGGCGCGCGCTGGCCGCGGCACGCCTACCACTGGCCGGTCGCCTCGGGTGCCGTGCTCGTCGCCCTCGTGGTCGTCAGCAGCCCCGGCCCGGCCACCGCGATGGCCGCCGCCGCGCTGCTGGCCTTCGCCGCCGTCGACGCCTGCTTCTTCTTCAGCCTGCCGCTGGCCTGGCTGCACATGGCCTTCGGCATCAGCGCGGTCACCGCCGCGCTGATGGTCCAGGGCGAGGTCCCGCTGTCGATCGCACTGGCGCTGGACTCGATCGTCGTGGCGCTGGGCACCGTCGTCCGCGGCCTGGTGATCCGGGCCTCCAGCGCCAGCCGCGACCCGCTCACCGGTCTGGCCAACCGGCGCGGCTTCGACGACTCGCTGCACGAGCTGCGCAGCGCGTCGTCCCGCACCACCAAGGTGCTGTCGGCCGCGCTGATCGACCTCGACCACTTCAAGCGGATCAACGACACCGCCGGCCACGAGGAGGGCGACCGGGTGCTCTGCCGGATCGCCGACGTCTGGGGGCGCGAGCTGCCGCCGGGCGCCGTCCTCGCCCGGCACGGCGGCGACGAGTTCGCGCTGCTGCTGCCCGGGGTCACCGGTCCGGACGCCGTCGCGCTGGTCCGCCGCATCGCCGCCCAGCACCCGGACATCGGGGTCTCCGTCGGCGTCGCCGAGTGCCGCCCCGGCGAGACCGCCGCCGAGCTGATGCGCCGCGCCGACCACGCGCTCTACGACGCCAAGCGCGCCGGCCGCGGCCGCTGCGAGCTCGACGGCGGCACCGACCTCGAGCTGATCCGCGACCTCGCGGCAGCGCTCGCCGCCGGCGACGTCCAGGTGCACTACCAGCCGATCGTCGCGCTGCCCGACGGCGACGTCGTCGGTGTCGAGGCGCTGGCCCGCTGGACCCACCCCGAGCGCGGCCCGGTGCCGCCGGGCGAGTTCGTCGCGGCCGCCGAGCAGAGCGGGCTGATCCACGCGCTCGGCGACCACGTGCTGCGCACCGCCTGCGCCGACCTCGCCGGGGTGCGCACCGCCGCAGGGCTGCAGGTGACCCTCGGCGTCAACGTCTCCGGCCGCGAGCTCAGCGACCCCGGCTGCGCCGACCGGGTGCAGGCCGCCCTCGCCGCGACCGGGTTCCCCGCCGGGCACCTGGTGGTCGAGGTGACCGAGAGCCTGGTGGAGGGGGAGTCGGCGACCGCGCTGGCCACCCTGCACGCGCTGCGCGCAGCCTGCCTCACCGTCTCGATCGACGACTTCGGCACCGGTTACTCCTCGCTCAGCCGGCTGGACACGTTGCCGGCCGACGTCCTCAAGCTCGACCGCGCCTTCGTCGCCACCCTCGACGCCTCGCCGCGGCGTGCCCAGATGCTGCGCAGCCTGGTGTCGATGTGCCGGGCGCTCGGCCTGGACGTCGTCGCCGAGGGCGTGGAGACGCCCGAGCAGGAGGCCGCGGTGCGCGCGGTGGGCTGCACCTTCGCGCAGGGCTGGCTGTACGGCCGGGCAGTGCCGCTGGCCGAGTTCGTGGCCGGGCCCGGCATGTCCGGCGGGCGTCGAGTGCCAAGAGATGTGACGAGCTCTGTCGCCTGA
- a CDS encoding LysR family transcriptional regulator: METRELRYFVAVAEELHFSRAAERLGIAQPPLSRAISQLERRLGVPLLERTPRSVTLTDAGAVLLHEGRAALDAMEAAEQRTQRAARAAAGSPGVVLATKAGASSELLAKLLHAYAAEPRSVHVEVLLCRPGEQGRLLRTGRADVALLHQPFDDTTGLDVEELVTEGQVAVLPAGHPLTTRSELRLAELSELADLPQPRWPGVDGSYPAGAGPEVQSHSQLLQLVSLGRALMVAPDSCRLQLHDDLVAVPVVDAVPVTTVIAWPPHSRSRPVAELVQSALRL, translated from the coding sequence GTGGAGACGCGCGAGCTCAGGTACTTCGTCGCCGTCGCGGAGGAGCTGCACTTCAGCCGGGCGGCGGAGCGGCTGGGCATCGCGCAGCCGCCGTTGTCCCGGGCGATCAGCCAGCTCGAGCGCCGGCTGGGCGTGCCCTTGCTGGAGCGCACTCCCCGCTCGGTGACGCTGACCGACGCCGGTGCCGTGCTGCTGCACGAGGGCCGTGCGGCGCTGGACGCGATGGAGGCGGCCGAGCAGCGCACCCAGCGGGCGGCCCGCGCCGCGGCGGGCTCGCCGGGCGTCGTCCTGGCCACCAAGGCCGGCGCCTCCAGCGAGCTGCTGGCGAAGCTGCTGCACGCCTACGCCGCGGAGCCCCGGTCGGTGCACGTCGAGGTGCTGCTCTGCCGCCCCGGCGAGCAGGGACGGCTGCTGCGCACCGGCCGCGCCGACGTGGCGCTGCTGCACCAGCCGTTCGACGACACGACCGGGCTGGACGTCGAGGAGCTCGTCACCGAAGGGCAGGTCGCCGTGCTGCCGGCCGGGCACCCGCTCACCACCCGCAGCGAGCTGCGCCTGGCCGAGCTGAGCGAGCTGGCGGACCTGCCCCAGCCCCGCTGGCCGGGGGTCGACGGCAGCTACCCGGCGGGCGCCGGCCCCGAGGTGCAGAGCCACAGCCAGCTGCTGCAGCTGGTCTCCCTCGGCCGGGCGCTGATGGTCGCGCCCGACTCGTGCCGGTTGCAGTTGCACGACGACCTCGTCGCCGTCCCGGTCGTCGACGCGGTACCCGTCACCACGGTGATCGCCTGGCCGCCGCACAGCCGGTCGAGGCCGGTCGCAGAGCTGGTCCAGTCGGCCCTGCGCCTCTGA
- a CDS encoding alpha/beta fold hydrolase: MSTPTTHPPRTLQVGDIAVAVQEYGEGEPLLVINGTSQSLGFWGEMAEVWAGRHRVITYDLRGMGGSERGADPFSVASLATDALALMDALEVERAHVLGYSLGGAIAQELVLAAPERVASLVLYCTWARTDGFQRAMLTGLAHPWRTGDLEAALGVLGVAFSPQLLDSPEFGELIGQVLPLFPSTPEQIRTCAEQWDADLAHDTLDRLGQITAPTLVVAGEQDLLTPPWHGRQVAEAIPGARLEMFTGPGSSHALGMERAEEFVPLVAEFLGQHALR; encoded by the coding sequence ATGAGCACACCGACGACGCACCCGCCGCGCACACTTCAGGTCGGCGACATCGCCGTCGCGGTGCAGGAGTACGGCGAGGGCGAACCACTGCTGGTCATCAACGGCACCAGCCAGTCGCTGGGCTTCTGGGGCGAGATGGCCGAGGTGTGGGCCGGCCGCCACCGGGTGATCACCTACGACCTGCGCGGCATGGGCGGCAGCGAGCGCGGCGCCGACCCGTTCAGCGTGGCGTCGCTGGCCACCGACGCGCTGGCGCTGATGGACGCTCTGGAGGTCGAGCGCGCGCACGTGCTCGGCTACTCGCTGGGCGGTGCCATCGCCCAGGAGCTGGTGCTGGCGGCGCCGGAGCGGGTGGCCTCGCTGGTCCTGTACTGCACCTGGGCCCGCACCGACGGCTTCCAGCGGGCGATGCTGACCGGGCTGGCCCACCCGTGGCGGACCGGCGACCTGGAGGCGGCTCTGGGCGTGCTCGGGGTCGCGTTCTCCCCGCAGCTGCTGGACAGCCCGGAGTTCGGCGAGCTGATCGGCCAGGTGCTGCCGCTGTTCCCGTCGACGCCGGAGCAGATCCGGACCTGCGCCGAGCAGTGGGACGCCGACCTGGCGCACGACACCCTGGACCGGCTGGGTCAGATCACGGCGCCGACCCTGGTGGTGGCCGGCGAGCAGGACCTGCTGACCCCGCCGTGGCACGGCAGGCAGGTCGCCGAGGCCATCCCGGGGGCACGGCTGGAGATGTTCACCGGCCCAGGGTCCAGCCACGCGCTGGGGATGGAGCGGGCCGAGGAGTTCGTGCCGCTGGTGGCGGAGTTCCTCGGGCAGCACGCCCTGCGCTGA
- a CDS encoding flavin-containing monooxygenase, with amino-acid sequence MTMTQPARTALDERVEHVDVLIVGAGISGIGAAYHLRERFPDRSLVVLDALESHGGTWWTHQYPGVRSDSDLFTFGYRFKPWRGPSIATSAEILHYLGEVISENGLDAYIRHQHRVTAASWSTEDRRWTVEVTRGETGEELTFTTDFLWMCQGYYRHDQGYTPQWPGVDRFGGDVVHPQKWPADLDLTGKQVVVIGSGATAATLIPAIADSAAHVTMLQRSPTFFYARPKTHDLAVQLRALDVPEDWTHEILRRAYIAELNELTRISAESPDLAREFLIESMRPQLPPDVDIDKHFNPTYRPWQQRIAVLPDGDMFTAMREGKASVVTDTIETFTETGIRLSSGEELQADVVVTATGFDLSVFGDIAFTVDGEPVDFAQTVTYRGLMFTGLPNLAYVFGYFRHSWTLRADLISDFVCRLLAHMEQKGASMVVPQLRPEDAGMPLGPWVDPENFNPGYLARSMHLMPKQGDREPWTHLHEYAEEKDLLPAADLDDGTLVYR; translated from the coding sequence ATGACGATGACGCAGCCGGCCAGGACGGCGCTCGACGAGCGGGTCGAGCACGTCGACGTGCTGATCGTGGGGGCGGGCATCTCCGGCATCGGGGCCGCCTACCACCTGCGCGAACGGTTCCCGGACCGGAGCCTCGTCGTCCTCGACGCGCTGGAGAGCCACGGCGGCACGTGGTGGACCCACCAGTACCCCGGCGTCCGCTCGGACAGCGACCTGTTCACCTTCGGCTACCGGTTCAAGCCGTGGCGCGGGCCCTCGATCGCGACGTCGGCGGAGATCCTGCACTACCTGGGCGAGGTCATCTCCGAGAACGGCCTGGACGCCTACATCCGGCACCAGCACCGGGTCACCGCGGCCAGCTGGTCGACCGAGGACCGCCGCTGGACCGTCGAGGTGACCCGCGGTGAGACGGGGGAGGAGCTGACCTTCACCACCGACTTCCTCTGGATGTGCCAGGGCTACTACCGGCACGACCAGGGCTACACGCCCCAGTGGCCGGGCGTGGACCGGTTCGGCGGCGACGTCGTGCACCCGCAGAAGTGGCCGGCCGACCTCGACCTCACCGGCAAGCAGGTCGTCGTCATCGGCTCCGGCGCGACGGCCGCGACGCTGATCCCGGCGATCGCCGACAGCGCGGCGCACGTGACGATGCTGCAGCGGTCGCCGACCTTCTTCTACGCCCGGCCCAAGACCCACGACCTCGCCGTCCAGTTGCGCGCCCTCGACGTCCCGGAGGACTGGACGCACGAGATCCTCCGGCGCGCCTACATCGCCGAGCTCAACGAGCTGACCCGCATCTCGGCGGAGTCGCCAGACCTGGCGCGCGAGTTCCTCATCGAGTCGATGCGCCCGCAGCTGCCGCCGGACGTCGACATCGACAAGCACTTCAACCCGACCTACCGGCCCTGGCAGCAGCGCATCGCCGTGCTGCCGGACGGCGACATGTTCACCGCCATGCGCGAGGGCAAGGCCTCCGTCGTCACCGACACGATCGAGACCTTCACCGAGACCGGCATCCGGCTCTCCTCCGGCGAGGAGCTGCAGGCCGACGTCGTCGTCACCGCCACCGGCTTCGACCTCAGCGTGTTCGGCGACATCGCCTTCACCGTGGACGGCGAGCCGGTCGACTTCGCGCAGACCGTCACCTACCGCGGGCTGATGTTCACCGGCCTGCCCAACCTCGCCTACGTGTTCGGCTACTTCCGGCACAGCTGGACGCTGCGCGCCGACCTGATCAGCGACTTCGTCTGCCGGCTGCTGGCGCACATGGAGCAGAAGGGGGCGTCGATGGTGGTGCCGCAGCTGCGGCCCGAGGACGCCGGCATGCCGCTCGGCCCGTGGGTCGACCCGGAGAACTTCAACCCCGGTTACCTCGCCCGCTCGATGCACCTGATGCCCAAGCAGGGCGACCGCGAGCCGTGGACCCACCTGCACGAGTACGCCGAGGAGAAGGACCTGCTGCCCGCCGCCGACCTGGACGACGGGACGCTCGTCTACCGCTGA
- a CDS encoding DUF4234 domain-containing protein, producing MSTIDEPTSRPQSAGGYAPAQYTQPQPYGQPPYAQPQYGQPQPYAQPFGQQLPAGYAPAPVAPFGRQLGPIGKVRSTWAVIGLSIITFGIYGLYYYFATHEEMKQHSGEGVGGALGLVLAIFTFGLVTPFVLPNEVGNLYARQQRPRPVSATTGLWVLLGWMILIGPLVWLIKTNGALNAYWRSMGAV from the coding sequence ATGTCCACGATCGACGAGCCGACGAGTCGGCCGCAGAGTGCCGGCGGGTACGCGCCGGCGCAGTACACCCAGCCGCAGCCGTACGGGCAGCCGCCGTACGCGCAGCCGCAGTACGGCCAGCCCCAGCCGTACGCGCAGCCGTTCGGTCAGCAGCTGCCCGCGGGGTACGCGCCCGCGCCGGTGGCTCCGTTCGGGCGCCAGCTCGGCCCGATCGGGAAGGTGCGCAGCACCTGGGCGGTGATCGGCCTGAGCATCATCACGTTCGGCATCTACGGGCTCTACTACTACTTCGCCACGCACGAAGAGATGAAGCAGCACTCCGGCGAAGGTGTGGGTGGCGCGCTCGGCCTGGTCCTGGCCATCTTCACGTTCGGCCTCGTGACGCCGTTCGTGCTGCCCAACGAGGTCGGCAACCTGTACGCCCGTCAGCAGCGTCCGCGTCCGGTCAGTGCGACGACCGGCCTCTGGGTCCTGCTCGGTTGGATGATCCTGATCGGGCCCCTGGTCTGGCTCATCAAGACCAACGGCGCCCTCAACGCCTACTGGCGCAGCATGGGTGCCGTCTGA